In the Vitis vinifera cultivar Pinot Noir 40024 chromosome 2, ASM3070453v1 genome, one interval contains:
- the LOC100254494 gene encoding uncharacterized protein LOC100254494 has translation MNFLMRPSHTAHVDKRPVHEISKGAQHVTEPASTLEGLIAEESFSNNYMDEVKDEVGGENGSFAGLSSKRDSPVQDNISDVTEEEGWISIPYKGLPDNWRDAPDICSFRSLDRPFVFPGEQVHILACLSSSKQETEIITPFKVAAMMSKNGIGQSTKNHSGEIGDASNSILGKLEVNPVGEATYRNGENLLKEKLDSQKDISASESLLRMEDHKRQTEILLQKFKSSHFFVRIAESGEPLWSKKGASETSLQFSGVAAPKSTVTKTRKTAKGMTPLSAVIDRGNFNASVSGGVARNIVDCCSLSNGDVVVLLQVNVAVDFLKDPVLEILQFEKFNNRKFSSENQDSLVHANQDPCGDLLKWLLPLDNTLPPPTCALSPPLSSGSGIGNTSQRSTPASSGSQLFSFGHFRSYSMSALPQNTTSAPPPIANPSTKPNFELEDWDRFSPQKFVKSEKTGSEELLSFRGVSLEPERFSVCCGLEGIYIPGRRWRRKLEIIQPVEIHSFAADCNTDDLLCVQIKNVSPAHIPDIVVYLDAITVVFEEASVGGSPRSLPMACIEAGNDHCLPNLALRRGEEHSFILKPATSTWKLLMAPGQSSQSAHLPAGNAAIEGKRSTLTSDQYAVLVSCRCNYTESRLFFKQPTSWRPRISRDLMISVASEMSRQPLGSNGRVSEFPVQVLTLQASNLTPEDLTLTVLAPASFTSPPSLMTLNSAPSSPMSPCLGFSEFCGKIGGERQATALPRLSSAPVPLENQKANGDTGALSVSSNEKAVPISDVIPNTGLGCTHLWLQSRVPLGSVPSQSTATIKLELLPLTDGIITLDTLQIDVKEKGHTYIPEHSLKINATSSISTGIV, from the exons atgaattttttgatGCGACCTTCCCATACTGCACATGTAGACAAGCGACCTGTTCATGAAATTTCGAAGGGTGCACAACATGTGACAGAACCTGCATCAACTTTGGAGGGTCTTATTGCTGaagaatcattttcaaataattatatgGATGAGGTTAAAGATGAAGTTGGAGGTGAAAATGGCAGTTTTGCCGGTCTAAGTTCAAAAAGAGACTCTCCTGTCCAGGACAACATCTCAGATGTTACTGAAGAAGAAGGATGGATATCTATTCCATACA AGGGGCTTCCTGATAATTGGAGAGATGCACCAGACATATGTTCCTTTCGCTCTCTAGATCGCCCCTTTGTTTTTCCTG GTGAACAAGTTCATATACTGGCATGCCTGTCATCCTCTAAGCAGGAGACAGAAATTATAACTCCATTTAAGGTTGCTGCCATGATGAGTAAAAATGGAATAGGGCAAAGCACAAAGAACCATAGTGGAGAGATTGGAGATGCAAGCAATTCGATATTAGGAAAACTGGAAGTGAATCCTGTTGGTGAAGCTACTTATCGGAATGGTGAAAACCTGTTAAAAGAGAAGCTTGATTCTCAAAAGGATATTTCTGCTAGTGAATCTCTTCTTAGAATGGAAGATCACAAAAGACAAACTGAAATACTCTTGCAAAAATTTAAGTCGTCTCATTTTTTTGTTCGGATTGCTGAGTCAGGTGAGCCTCTCTGGTCAAAGAAAGGTGCTTCAGAAACATCTCTACAATTTTCTGGAGTGGCTGCTCCGAAGTCTACTGTGACAAAAACCAGAAAGACTGCAAAAGGCATGACTCCTCTCTCAGCTGTTATTGATAGAGGAAATTTTAATGCCAGTGTCTCTGGTGGAGTGGCAAGAAATATTGTTGATTGTTGCTCTCTTTCTAATGGAGATGTAGTg GTACTTTTACAAGTGAATGTTGCTGTTGATTTTTTGAAAGATCCTGTCCTTGAGATTCTTCAATTTGAGaaatttaataatagaaaattttcttctGAGAACCAAGACAGCTTAGTCCATGCAAACCAGGATCCATGTGGAGACCTATTAAAATGGTTGCTTCCTTTGGATAATACTCTTCCCCCTCCCACCTGTGCATTATCTCCTCCTTTGAGTTCCGGTTCTGGCATTGGTAACACATCTCAAAGATCCACTCCTGCATCATCTGGCTCTCAACTCTTCTCTTTTGGCCACTTTAGAAGTTACTCCATGTCAGCACTTCCTCAAAATACTACATCAGCACCTCCACCCATTGCAAATCCAAGCACTAAACCAAACTTTGAACTTGAGGATTGGGATCGGTTCTCACCTCAGAAGTTTGTGAAGAGCGAAAAAACTGGAAGTGAAGAGCTTCTTTCTTTTCGAGGTGTATCACTGGAGCCAGAAAGGTTTTCTGTTTGTTGTGGGTTGGAAGGCATCTATATACCGGGAAGAAGGTGGAGGAGGAAACTTGAAATTATTCAACCTGTAGAGATCCATTCTTTTGCTGCAGACTGCAACACAGATGACCTTCTATGTGTTCAGATAAAG AATGTTTCTCCAGCACATATTCCTGATATTGTGGTATACTTAGATGCCATAACAGTTGTTTTTGAGGAGGCTTCAGTAGGTGGATCACCTCGTTCATTACCGATGGCATGTATAGAAGCTGGAAATGACCACTGTTTGCCAAATCTAGCCCTCAG GAGAGGTGAAGAACACTCTTTTATTCTCAAACCAGCAACTTCAACATGGAAGCTTCTTATGGCTCCGGGCCAGAGTTCTCAATCAGCACATTTACCTGCTGGAAATGCAGCCATTGAAGGGAAAAGGAGCACACTAACTTCTGATCAGTATGCCGTTTTGGTCTCATGTCGGTGCAACTACACTG AATCGAGATTATTTTTCAAGCAGCCAACAAGCTGGCGACCACGCATCTCAAGGGATCTTATGATTTCTGTTGCATCTGAAATGTCAAGACAACCTCTTGGATCCAATGGAAGAGTCTCTGAATTTCCTGTtcag GTGTTAACACTTCAGGCTTCAAATTTAACACCCGAGGATCTAACCTTAACAGTTCTTGCTCCAGCATCATTTACTTCACCTCCTTCATTGATGACCTTGAATTCTGCACCATCTTCTCCAATGAGCCCATGTCTTGGGTTTTCTGAGTTTTGTGGAAAAATAGGTGGTGAGAGACAAGCTACTGCACTGCCAAGGCTGAGTTCGGCACCTGTGCCATTGGAGAATCAGAAAGCGAATGGTGATACTGGAGCTCTTTCTGTTTCTTCTAATGAGAAAGCTGTTCCTATATCCGATGTCATTCCAAATACTGGTTTGGGTTGTACGCATCTATGGCTGCAGAGTAGAGTTCCATTAGG ATCTGTTCCTTCTCAATCTACTGCTACCATCAAACTCGAGCTGCTTCCATTAACGGATGGCATAATCACACTTGATACTTTGCAGATTGATGTTAAGGAGAAAG GTCATACTTATATCCCTGAGCACTCTCTGAAGATCAATGCAACTTCCAGCATTTCGACTGGGATTGTTTAG